DNA sequence from the Vicia villosa cultivar HV-30 ecotype Madison, WI linkage group LG3, Vvil1.0, whole genome shotgun sequence genome:
CAGTTTAAATCTTAGAAGGACGACTCACGACTGTGATTTAGAAGCTGTTGGTTTCATTTAAGATTGGTTTGGgttgacttatttgagtttatctaGTCATATAAGTTTTGCGCAAACTTATGAAAACAGCTTATCACAATATTCATAAGTTGTTTCCAATATATTTTCATATGTTTTTCATGATAGATTATAAATTATAACAACAATTTCTAGCTGTTTTTCATACTCTCAAGTTTGTTCGGATTTGACAGAATGCAGAGATAATGCTATTGATGTTTGATTTAGTTTTTGAAGCAGCATAATGGTTGTTTGTTTGTTGGTTTCACGGTTTTAGGGTGAACAAGCAGAGCCGAGCTGCAGGAGTGTTGGAGAACTTTTCCGAGGGTGAGAAGTACACAGAACATTTGTTGAGGAAGTTTTCACGCAACAGGTCACCAGAGATTATGCCTGGCCTCAACAGCTTCTTCACTGACCCAAGTCGCAATTAAGTTGCTTTGGATTAATAACAGTGGTTGAATTCTTATGTGACATGTTGTGTCAAAAACTCAGTATTATTGTCATGCATCTTGAAAACAAAATTGTGTTTGATCTCTCTCTCTGCCTGAACAGTATGTATGCTGTGGTTGAGAATAACATTACCCTGTTTgttgtgttaattgttgctgAAGTTTTATGAAGTCATGATGCTGTTTAGCCTGCTTGTTGAAACTGGTGAAATAAATTGCAATTGGTAATCCTGGTTCATCCTTGTTTCCATCAGTACACAATTTAACAACACCTGAACCTGTAAGAACCCGATTCTGCTAGGGTCTACTTGTAAAACTATTCTCACTTtctattttaaaagtttttcttctttttgataaaaattaacttaaaattgagatttaaaactttttctactGAACATGTTTTCTGGCATCTAATTTGTTGTTTCAGTTTATTTATATGTTTAAATAACCAAAATAATTTTTTctgaaattatttaattaataatcaatTCTGAAGTTGAATCAAACCTAAAAAAgacgattttttttttaatttaaaataactaagtttttcaaaataattatgcaaataatcaaagttttaaattaaatatataaatggtCAATTTTTCACTCTATTTACACATTGTCGCCACCCTAGGTCAAGTTTTAAATTATGCAAATAATCTTAGTGGCGATTTACCATAAAAAAAACAATGTAATGCAAATAATCTTAGTGGCGATTTACCATAAAAAAAACAATGTAATGTAGTCGTCATTAGGAGTGACGACTTGCCCTAAATTTAAGTGTAGTCGCCATCTAAGGTGGCGACAATGTGTAAAAAGAGTGAAAAATTGGCCATTTGTAATTAATTTGAAACTTTggttatttgtataattttttttgaaacacttggttattttaaaaataattcaaagcAGACACGCATTGTCAAAAAATAAACACGCTTCGTTTGAGTTGATTGGCTTAAGATTGATTGGATGGTGCGTTGTTGATATTAATTTTAGATGAGCACTATGATATCCTGAATTTAGTTGGATATCGGTACCCTCGTCCAATCAAATACTATTATTCAGTGACAtgtcattttttataattattttcttttaaaataaatttaaattttaaattaatttgcaCTCAAGGTACCAATATCCAATTACTTATCATGGGTACCTAAGAATTTACCTTAATTTTAAAGTTAATTATCTTAGTAATCCCTAAATTTAGGCAACCTTTGAACAATAgtcatatatttaaaattaagttaattatCTTAGTAATCCCTAAATTTAGGCAACCTTTGAACAATagtcatatatttaaaataaaatgtctAGAAATAATTTTGTAGTGGCGTTTCAcgtaatataattttataattatagaCGATACCTACTCCGATATATATGATGCATGATGAACAAACAAACGCGAAATCCATCCGAACCTCCAAACCATATTAAAACACATTAACCTTGATTACCACATTAGGGATTTCCACAAGGTTTTACCATACATTCACTGCCATATTAAGGCTTCACATTGGTTCTATCGAAACTTCAACATAATATCCACATTAGAGCTTCACaaatattttatcaaacactGAACTCAAGTCCTAAGGATATTCACATAATCACTCATCATTCACAACTTGATTCATAACAAGCATCTAATCAAAATATTGGACTCGTATCCTAAAAGATTACCCATCGTTACATAAACGTTCATTATTCATAGATATAATTATCATGAAATATTTACCATTAGACAGATCTATATATTAACTTTCTAATGCATCTGACTGCATCTCGATCTGAGTTTCTAAACTCAAGTTGCGCATTTTTGAAAAAGTCTTAAAGCATGTAATCGATTACACAAATTATGTAAATGATTACATGACCATTCTATTTGCTATTTTTAAAATCTGGCAGACATTTAAATGATTATACACATACTATAACGGGTTACAAATGTGTTCTGTTTGATAATTTTGGCAGGTTTCAGgggtggtaaccgattactttgAGTGTAACGGTTACACCCTGCTATTTTTGAATTTTCTAAATTGTAATCACACATAAACTCAATTGAAACACAAGATTCAACATAGGCTCGAAATCACAAAATATCATACGATATCATCTAAGCAACATTTTAACATCACCAATTCATCTCAATACATCATCATTTAATCAACACATAGTAATAACATTAGAACATTTGATTCATGGAAAAACCACATCGAACTTATGCAATTTAACCAAAAAAATTGGTGATAAGAGAGAGATGTATAACCTGGGTCTATGAATCATCATCTCATTGCGAATTCACATAAAAATTCATACAACTCGGGGTTCAAGGGAAAACCCCACTACCCTAAATGCCAAAATACTATAATTATAGAGCGATCTCCCCCTTACCTTGTTAGTGCATAATTTCTTCGCGAAGATCCTAACAATAATGAAAATATTCGCTTGCACATTTCTCTAATGTGATCCTCTTGGTGAATTAGACTTTCTTTTTGAGTttttggagaagaagaagagactTTTGAGTGTTAGGGTTTCTTCCAAAGAAACACAcacttctccttttttttctctaattctccattttttattttataattaaaaattatgataTCTAATCACATTTATTCTCATCCGCTCCCCTtaataaaattctaatttttttaccTCACCTACTAATTTTTACTTTTTCAACTTCATGTTTTTTCCTTAATACGAATATGTAGTTGGAATTGAGTCCAAAATATTTCTCGAACAATTTCTCCATCCTCTCACACTAGGTACCTATATACATAATCATTATCATCCAAAAGCTTCAACATATGTTGTATTTTAGTTCTATTCCCTCTTATTGCCATGTTGTTTCGAGCACAAATATTGTATACTTTTTTGTTATTTGAGATACTTTGAGGTATTTTCTATTTCAAAGTTGCAAGTATGTTTTTTCGGCTGCACCATGTTCAATGTCATGTCAGAAACAATTATCTTATCTTCGACCATAAGGCTACATGAAATGAGATGACCAACTATCTTATGACATATATCATGATTATATGTATTACAAATCATAGTAAATCTTTGTTTATCATTTTCCAAAAGGTATCCATGCAACTTAAAAGGTCACTCACATTTCCTCGAACCAGTGTCATCTCGTTTCAACTTCTGAATAGAAATTGTGTACTTGccactgtcgcgggcgaaaaaccgttttgttcctcttttttgtgggatgagacacctgatgccttctttgggctcgagtgctcaaaaaaatgatttttcttttatttcgaccaaactttttattatttccaaaggaggaaaagggaaaaagctgcaataacctaaaaagtggggggagatcttgggtaagagggttggttatacgaagggaaggtattagcacccaacgtatctgtagtactctacagggttctttattgtttttcattctatgctatggtgaaggttctgttgtgaaataggtgggacctaaggtgttggtttgattatgctcgcaaagatcaccgcgatcctctgcatacatatcccttaaagggaatcagagcatctgtagctcggggtctacgggtgctaaggtttgaatggttttttttgttttgttttgttttgctcgccaaggatcgaccttgtgcctacgtattctcaaagggatgttgagaaagtcagagcaatcgtagttcccacttatgctagtggaagcaaaggaaaatagacaaatgtcgtctaaatgctagatgtatctaatctatatcatcacatacatctgtttgatttttgtttgtttaaccagccttgtggcaaaaactttcaatgaagtcagccttgtgacaaaaagttttgattaatcagccagcctcgtggcaaaagtttcaatgaagtcagccttgtgacaaaaactttgattaatcagccagtacggtggcaaaacggtttgattgattagccagccttgtggcaaaagaagattgattgattagccagacttgtggcaaaaaagtttgattttgattgattgattgtttgtgatgatatataagagatactcctagcatatagatgaaaaatgtctaatctcctagggtatttgttttggatattggggatgcttataagaagcccgtgggtccttgtacgaagcccaagaggaggctatccgagggtccttgcattgtaagcccaagaggaggctatgggagggacaatcgagggtccttgcattgtaagcccaagaggaggctatgggagggtcactcgtttgtacaaagcccaaggggaggcatggtatagttggtttgagctcttagagcgatttcaccgggaaaccatactctatgtcctaacctaaactagggagattctttgcacgaagcccaataggaggctatggggaacctagtgttgtact
Encoded proteins:
- the LOC131656003 gene encoding uncharacterized protein LOC131656003, which produces MANRWVRPEVYPLFFAVGAAVGICGFSMVRHMCINPEVRVNKQSRAAGVLENFSEGEKYTEHLLRKFSRNRSPEIMPGLNSFFTDPSRN